CAGGATCGGGGGGTCGTCTAATGGGCCAAAGAGCCGTAGGCGATTATATCCAAAACAGCCTAAGCTTCCAATGGGCCAAATATTAATCATGCTTATGCTAAAATCTAGATCATGGAACAAATCCGTACCCCAGGCTCCAAAATCCTCATCGTTGGCGGCGGCTTCGGCGGCGTGCGAACGGCCGTACGGCTCAGTCGGCAGCGCGGTCTCGATGTTACGCTTATCTCCAATCTCGCCACGTTCGCGTACTATCCGCAGTTTTACCACTCGGCCACCGGCGGCTCGCGCTCCGAAGCCGCCTTGCCTCTCACCGATGTACTCGCCGGCACTGGTGTCAGACTCGTCCAGGACGTCATTGTCAAAATCGACCCCGAAGCGTGCACTATTACTTCGATCGACGGTAAGACCAGCTACCCGTACGACGAGCTCATTATGGCTCTCGGCTGCGTCACCAACTATTTTGGCATCAAAGGCCTGAGTGAATTCTCCTACGGCATCAAATCAATCGACGAGGCCGAGCGGTTCAAGGCCCATCTCCACGAGCAACTTTTGGCCGGCCCCGGGCCCGACCTCAACTACGTCGTGGTGGGCGCCGGCCCCACCGGCGTCGAGCTGGCTGCCTCACTCGGCGCCTATCTCGACCGCATTACGGCCCTGCACGGCCTCGAGCCCCGCGATTACCACATCGAGCTCGTGGAGGCCGCACCCCGCATTTTGCCCCGTTCCAGCGAGGCCGTCTCGCGGCGGGTGCACCGTCGGCTCGCCAAGCTCGGGGTGGAGGTCATCACCGGCGCCGCCGTCAAAGCCGAAACCGCGCAGGAGCTCCAGCTCGAGGGTAAATCCATCGCCACGCGCACCGTCGTGTGGACCGCCGGCACCTCCGTGAACCCCTTTTACTACGCCAACGGCGCACACTTTCAGCTCGCCAAGGGCGGCCGCGTCATGGTGAGCGACCATCTGGAGGCCAAAAACCACGTCTACGTCATCGGCGACAACGCCGCCACCCAATACTCGGGCATGGCCCAAACCGCCATCCGCGACGCCGACTTCGTGGCCGCCGACATCGCCCGCGCCCATGCCGGTCGCCGCCGCCCGGCCTACAAACCGTTCTTGCCGGTGAGCGTCATTCCGGTGGGGGAGTACTGGGCCGTAGCCGAATGGGGCCGCCTGCGCCTCTACGGGCTACCGGGCTACATTCTGCGCCGCGCCGCCGATCTCATCGGGTATGCCGACATCGAGCGCTGGCCTCAGGCCATCCGCGTCTGGCTCCAAGACGGGCAGCACGATGATAATTGTCAGATCTGCGCCGCCAGGCAGCCCCAAAACTAAAGGGGCCGCCCGGCGCGCTTTGCCCGCGCTAGCTCAGCACGAGCGTCTCGAGAAATTTGAAGTGTGGCGGGACCACCTTCGGGTTATCGCCCCCGATCTCACTCGATCCCATCGACATCGCGTAGAGCCTCCCGCTCGACCACACGAGCCGGAGGTAGTGGGTGCTATCCGGGTACTCGCGCTTCAGGTCCAGGCTTTCATGGCCGCGGTAATTACCCGGCACCGGCCTGCCCGACGCATTCGGATCGTGCTCATCGAACCAGCGCTCGAACGCCTGCGTCGCCGTCAGCCCCGGGTACGGGACAACAGCCAGCCGGTAATCCTCCGACTGGAAGGCCCGACACGACGGCGGCGGTGAGACGGCATCCCAAGTTGGGCAGATTTTATGCCCATCGCCGCTCACCAGCAGTCCCGCCACGTGCATCCCACCGACTCCCTTTTCCAGAAAGTCGATATCAGCCGGATCGCCGTCGGTCGGGAACGTAGCGCAGGCGTGATGGCCGTCGGTACACGCCTGCCTGTACACGGGCTTGGCGAGGAGCGGCTTCTCCGGCTGGGGCGCCGGGGCCGTGATCCGCGAGATTGACTGGCCGCCTGACGGCGTATGGCCGGTGCAGCCGGACGCCAGCACGCCAGCAGATATAAGCCCCGCAGCCAGCGCCAGCGCGCGCCGGCCACTCAGCCCTCGTGGATGGTGCATTGGTAGTGCCTCCATTCGGTGGGGGTACATCAACAGTTGCCCATGGTACCACCACCTCTAACCTTT
This portion of the Candidatus Saccharimonadia bacterium genome encodes:
- a CDS encoding NAD(P)/FAD-dependent oxidoreductase, which produces MEQIRTPGSKILIVGGGFGGVRTAVRLSRQRGLDVTLISNLATFAYYPQFYHSATGGSRSEAALPLTDVLAGTGVRLVQDVIVKIDPEACTITSIDGKTSYPYDELIMALGCVTNYFGIKGLSEFSYGIKSIDEAERFKAHLHEQLLAGPGPDLNYVVVGAGPTGVELAASLGAYLDRITALHGLEPRDYHIELVEAAPRILPRSSEAVSRRVHRRLAKLGVEVITGAAVKAETAQELQLEGKSIATRTVVWTAGTSVNPFYYANGAHFQLAKGGRVMVSDHLEAKNHVYVIGDNAATQYSGMAQTAIRDADFVAADIARAHAGRRRPAYKPFLPVSVIPVGEYWAVAEWGRLRLYGLPGYILRRAADLIGYADIERWPQAIRVWLQDGQHDDNCQICAARQPQN